Proteins from one Diorhabda carinulata isolate Delta chromosome 10, icDioCari1.1, whole genome shotgun sequence genomic window:
- the LOC130898441 gene encoding transmembrane protein 68 isoform X1 — MDLIQECSEFIRDSIVVYIDIDYSLWLTWVLGPLIITFLLPAVIALLLYLSAFLLYIYKLHWTNIKTTLRTGDKWEAARKSVGALWDAHGWIWHGYEVKGLENIPDTGPALIIYYHGAIPVDIYYFLVKIIFNKNRLVHTVADHFLFKVPGFSIIADCMKVIPGTVQTCANVLKEGNLLAISPGGVYEAQFSHNYNLMWKRRLGFAKVALEAKVPIIPMFTENLREAFRTVSFGKRLFLRIYALFKLPLAPVYGGFPVKMVTHLGKPIPYDKNLTPEELQCKVATAIEDLINDHQRIPGNILYALFERIPIFRKYKENSN; from the exons ATGGACTTGATTCAGGAATGTAGTGAATTTATAAGAGATTCAATAG TTGTTTATATAGATATAGATTATTCGTTGTGGTTGACATGGGTATTAGGGCCGTTGATAATTACGTTTCTTTTACCAGCTGTGATTGCTCTATTGCTCTATTTAAGCGCTTTTTTGCTCTATATTTATAAGTTACATTGGACGAATATAAAAACAACTTTACGTACTGGCGATAAATGGGAAGCCGCTAGGAAATCGGTGGGGGCCCTTTGGGACGCTCACGGGTGGATTTGGCACG gTTACGAGGTGAAGGGATTGGAAAATATACCGGATACAGGACCGGCtttgataatatattatcaCGGAGCTATACCGGtcgatatttattattttttagtaaaaataatatttaataaaaatcgattgGTGCATACGGTGGCCGATCATTTTTTGTTCAAGGTACCAG GTTTCAGTATAATCGCGGATTGTATGAAAGTTATACCGGGTACGGTCCAAACGTGCGCGAACGTGTTAAAAGAGGGAAATTTATTGGCGATATCCCCAGGGGGGGTGTACGAAGCCCAGTTCAGCCACAATTACAATTTGATGTGGAAACGTCGTTTGGGGTTCGCGAAAGTCGCTCTGGAAGCCAAAGTT CCTATTATACCGATGTTTACGGAAAATTTGAGAGAGGCTTTTAGAACTGTGAGTTTCGGGAAGAGGTTGTTTCTTCGTATATACGCTTTATTTAAATTGCCTTTGGCGCCTGTTTATGGGGGGTTTCCCGTTAAGATGGTCACCCATTTGGGAAAACCCATTCCGTACGACAAAAACTTGACGCCCGAGGAATTGCAGTGTAAA GTCGCAACTGCCATCGAAGATCTCATCAATGATCATCAACGAATACCTGGAAATATACTGTACGCTTTATTCGAACGTATaccaatatttcgaaaatacaaagaaaattctAATTGA
- the LOC130898441 gene encoding transmembrane protein 68 isoform X3 — MRLIKLEVVYIDIDYSLWLTWVLGPLIITFLLPAVIALLLYLSAFLLYIYKLHWTNIKTTLRTGDKWEAARKSVGALWDAHGWIWHGYEVKGLENIPDTGPALIIYYHGAIPVDIYYFLVKIIFNKNRLVHTVADHFLFKVPGFSIIADCMKVIPGTVQTCANVLKEGNLLAISPGGVYEAQFSHNYNLMWKRRLGFAKVALEAKVPIIPMFTENLREAFRTVSFGKRLFLRIYALFKLPLAPVYGGFPVKMVTHLGKPIPYDKNLTPEELQCKVATAIEDLINDHQRIPGNILYALFERIPIFRKYKENSN; from the exons ATGCGATTAATTAAATTAGAAG TTGTTTATATAGATATAGATTATTCGTTGTGGTTGACATGGGTATTAGGGCCGTTGATAATTACGTTTCTTTTACCAGCTGTGATTGCTCTATTGCTCTATTTAAGCGCTTTTTTGCTCTATATTTATAAGTTACATTGGACGAATATAAAAACAACTTTACGTACTGGCGATAAATGGGAAGCCGCTAGGAAATCGGTGGGGGCCCTTTGGGACGCTCACGGGTGGATTTGGCACG gTTACGAGGTGAAGGGATTGGAAAATATACCGGATACAGGACCGGCtttgataatatattatcaCGGAGCTATACCGGtcgatatttattattttttagtaaaaataatatttaataaaaatcgattgGTGCATACGGTGGCCGATCATTTTTTGTTCAAGGTACCAG GTTTCAGTATAATCGCGGATTGTATGAAAGTTATACCGGGTACGGTCCAAACGTGCGCGAACGTGTTAAAAGAGGGAAATTTATTGGCGATATCCCCAGGGGGGGTGTACGAAGCCCAGTTCAGCCACAATTACAATTTGATGTGGAAACGTCGTTTGGGGTTCGCGAAAGTCGCTCTGGAAGCCAAAGTT CCTATTATACCGATGTTTACGGAAAATTTGAGAGAGGCTTTTAGAACTGTGAGTTTCGGGAAGAGGTTGTTTCTTCGTATATACGCTTTATTTAAATTGCCTTTGGCGCCTGTTTATGGGGGGTTTCCCGTTAAGATGGTCACCCATTTGGGAAAACCCATTCCGTACGACAAAAACTTGACGCCCGAGGAATTGCAGTGTAAA GTCGCAACTGCCATCGAAGATCTCATCAATGATCATCAACGAATACCTGGAAATATACTGTACGCTTTATTCGAACGTATaccaatatttcgaaaatacaaagaaaattctAATTGA
- the LOC130898441 gene encoding transmembrane protein 68 isoform X2, protein MLKQKDIIFLSIIMYLVQNFFILLGIFIIVYIDIDYSLWLTWVLGPLIITFLLPAVIALLLYLSAFLLYIYKLHWTNIKTTLRTGDKWEAARKSVGALWDAHGWIWHGYEVKGLENIPDTGPALIIYYHGAIPVDIYYFLVKIIFNKNRLVHTVADHFLFKVPGFSIIADCMKVIPGTVQTCANVLKEGNLLAISPGGVYEAQFSHNYNLMWKRRLGFAKVALEAKVPIIPMFTENLREAFRTVSFGKRLFLRIYALFKLPLAPVYGGFPVKMVTHLGKPIPYDKNLTPEELQCKVATAIEDLINDHQRIPGNILYALFERIPIFRKYKENSN, encoded by the exons atgttaaaacaaaaggatatcatttttttgtccATAATTATGTATCtggtacaaaattttttcattttacttgGAATTTTCATAA TTGTTTATATAGATATAGATTATTCGTTGTGGTTGACATGGGTATTAGGGCCGTTGATAATTACGTTTCTTTTACCAGCTGTGATTGCTCTATTGCTCTATTTAAGCGCTTTTTTGCTCTATATTTATAAGTTACATTGGACGAATATAAAAACAACTTTACGTACTGGCGATAAATGGGAAGCCGCTAGGAAATCGGTGGGGGCCCTTTGGGACGCTCACGGGTGGATTTGGCACG gTTACGAGGTGAAGGGATTGGAAAATATACCGGATACAGGACCGGCtttgataatatattatcaCGGAGCTATACCGGtcgatatttattattttttagtaaaaataatatttaataaaaatcgattgGTGCATACGGTGGCCGATCATTTTTTGTTCAAGGTACCAG GTTTCAGTATAATCGCGGATTGTATGAAAGTTATACCGGGTACGGTCCAAACGTGCGCGAACGTGTTAAAAGAGGGAAATTTATTGGCGATATCCCCAGGGGGGGTGTACGAAGCCCAGTTCAGCCACAATTACAATTTGATGTGGAAACGTCGTTTGGGGTTCGCGAAAGTCGCTCTGGAAGCCAAAGTT CCTATTATACCGATGTTTACGGAAAATTTGAGAGAGGCTTTTAGAACTGTGAGTTTCGGGAAGAGGTTGTTTCTTCGTATATACGCTTTATTTAAATTGCCTTTGGCGCCTGTTTATGGGGGGTTTCCCGTTAAGATGGTCACCCATTTGGGAAAACCCATTCCGTACGACAAAAACTTGACGCCCGAGGAATTGCAGTGTAAA GTCGCAACTGCCATCGAAGATCTCATCAATGATCATCAACGAATACCTGGAAATATACTGTACGCTTTATTCGAACGTATaccaatatttcgaaaatacaaagaaaattctAATTGA
- the LOC130898920 gene encoding uncharacterized protein F21D5.5: protein MSSRKCYFFNKNNNVKIYLPHNVKTTLGRSVETKIEDKFVSKQQIECLADLENCTVKIKPIGKAISGVDGYAIVKGKTYTLGPGHVVEFRLGAHFFEINFDCPDTKKHEHVTKKQKLDFETKESDKWEIIDNKGLLIYTPQHIQGRQKIAAFDIDGTIIKTKSGAKFPKDFDDWVLNYNDIPQKLQILYEGGYKITFFTNQAGIGKDTTKIKNFKTKMENLVKKLSIPVQIFVALGKTKYRKPIPGMWDKLVQEKNDKIDVDLKESFYVGDAAGREKNWSPKKPKDHSNADRLFALNIGLKFYTPEEYFMKTKPAPFRMPDFDPRSIQSDTATVFDLNFDSPNVILLVGGPGSGKSHFCKTFLIPKGYVHINRDTLGSWQKCVKLLEESLKDKKNCAVDNTNVDRESRKRYLEVAEKFKVHCFCVVMGTSYQHCKHNLKFRELTDEIHEPVNEMVLNTLKKNFEVPALEEGFKRIVEVPFVPNFVNDEMEKIYKMFLLEK, encoded by the coding sequence ATGTCGTCCAGAAAATGTTATTTCTTCAACAAGAACAACaacgtgaaaatttatttgcCTCACAACGTGAAAACAACACTGGGACGCAGCGTTGAAACGAAAATCGAAGACAAATTCGTCTCGAAACAACAAATCGAATGTTTGGCCGATTTGGAGAATTGCACGGTGAAAATCAAACCGATAGGAAAAGCGATATCGGGAGTGGACGGGTACGCGATCGTTAAAGGTAAAACTTACACATTAGGACCCGGACACGTGGTGGAATTTCGTTTGGGGGcccattttttcgaaataaatttcgaTTGCCCCGATACGAAAAAACACGAACACgtaaccaaaaaacaaaaattagactTCGAAACCAAAGAAAGCGATAAATGGGAAATCATCGATAATAAAGGATTACTAATTTACACCCCACAACATATACAGGGTCGTCAAAAAATAGCCGCGTTCGACATCGACGGTACCATCATAAAAACCAAATCCGGTGCTAAATTTCCGAAAGATTTCGACGATTGGGTACTGAATTATAATGATATAcctcaaaaattacaaattttatacgagGGAGGGTACAAAATAACCTTTTTCACCAACCAAGCAGGTATCGGTAAAGATAcgaccaaaataaaaaatttcaaaacgaaaatggaaaatttggtCAAGAAATTATCGATTCCTGTACAAATATTCGTCGCTTTAGGTAAAACCAAATACAGAAAACCGATACCGGGGATGTGGGATAAGTTGGTACaagaaaaaaacgataaaatcgATGTCGATTTAAAAGAATCGTTTTACGTTGGAGACGCCGCTGGGAGGGAGAAAAATTGGTCTCCGAAGAAACCTAAAGATCATTCAAACGCCGATAGATTGTTCGCTTTGAATATCGGTTTGAAATTCTACACCCCCGAGGAGTATTTCATGAAAACCAAACCAGCACCCTTCCGAATGCCTGATTTCGATCCGAGAAGTATACAGAGTGATACCGCCACAGTTTTCGACTTGAATTTCGACTCCCCCAATGTGATTCTGTTAGTAGGGGGTCCGGGTTCGGGGAAAAGTCACTTCTGCAAGACGTTTCTCATCCCCAAGGGCTACGTCCACATAAATCGAGATACCCTAGGTTCCTGGCAGAAGTGCGTCAAACTCCTGGAGGAATCATTGAAGGACAAGAAGAACTGCGCGGTGGATAACACGAACGTGGATAGGGAGAGCAGGAAACGGTACTTGGAGGTCGCTGAGAAGTTCAAAGTGCATTGTTTTTGTGTAGTTATGGGGACTTCTTATCAACATTGTAAACACAATTTGAAATTCAGGGAATTGACGGATGAAATTCACGAACCCGTCAATGAGATGGTACTCAACACGTTGAAGAAGAATTTCGAGGTACCGGCGTTGGAGGAGGGGTTCAAACGAATTGTGGAAGTGCCCTTTGTACCCAACTTCGTCAATGATGAAATGGAGAAGATTTATAAGatgtttttattggaaaaatga